One window of the Hippocampus zosterae strain Florida chromosome 8, ASM2543408v3, whole genome shotgun sequence genome contains the following:
- the si:dkey-183n20.15 gene encoding RING-HC_RNF170 domain-containing protein, with protein sequence MNACRNSKIRWRRLPSQDPKGQGHPCSPQGQTPPLLPTTSSMEYPPLCPLTSQRERHCPVCLQVASFPVQTNCGHLFCAPCLIAYWRHGTWLDAVNCPLCRQKVSVMCQLFNCRPDQQSKDVLGQISDYNKRYSGAPRRIRDYLSDAPIILQLAVRGSGTPGGLVWLFFLRVALCCAGTAVSAAYPPTPSGSLKTSPTLCGLLGLLDDLVVVVLLLLCVLNVNHQMAPGRGRSAGARAVAS encoded by the exons ATGAACGCCTGTCGCAACTCCAAGATCAG ATGGCGCCGTCTTCCTTCTCAAGATCCAAAGGGTCAGGGTCACCCTTGCTCGCCCCAAGGCCAAACACCGCCGCTGCTGCCGACCACCAGCAGCATG GAATATCCGCCGTTGTGTCCATTGACGAGCCAGCGAGAGCGACATTGTCCAGTGTGCCTGCAGGTGGCCAGCTTCCCCGTGCAGACCAACTGCGGACACTTATTCTGCG CTCCATGTTTGATTGCCTATTGGAGGCACGGGACATGGTTGGATGCGGTCAACTGCCCCCTCTGTAGACAAAAG GTTAGCGTCATGTGTCAGTTGTTTAACTGCCGACCGGATCAGCAGTCCAAGGACGTTCTGGGCCAGATAAGTGACTACAACAAACGCTATTCTGGAGCGCCCAGACGG ATCCGAGACTACCTGTCAGACGCCCCCATCATCCTGCAGCTGGCAGTCCGCGGGTCAGGGACCCCGGGGGGTCTCGTGTGGCTCTTCTTCTTGCGGGTGGCATTGTGTTGCGCGGGTACCGCCGTCTCCGCGGCCTACCCACCAACACCATCAGGTTCGCTGAAAACATCCCCGACCCTCTGCGGCCTCTTGGGGCTGCTGGACgacctggtggtggtggtcctgCTCCTCCTGTGCGTCCTCAACGTCAATCATCAGATGGCGCCGGGGAGAGGGCGCTCGGCCGGTGCCAGAGCTGTGGCCAGCTAG